CAATTATTCAAAGGTGAAATTGGATGATTTTTCAAAAAACAATGTTTTTCAAATTAAAGACGATTTCAAAGAGTGTCTTATCTGTATGGATATTACAATTCAGAAGGAAACTTTAAAAGAATTGGAACCATTCAAAGACAATATCTTTATCTGCCTTGAGCGTGCGCTTGATACAACGATGAAATGGAATTTAAAGCATTTGCTCGGTGACAAGTTGATTGCATTTTAGAAAGGGGATGTATTCTGCCTCTACAATCTCCTATCAAGTATCAACAGGTGGTCTGTCCCCTTCGTCCCATAAGTCCTTTTCTGCCCCCTCTCACATCCCTCGTCCTATTCGTCCTACCTGTCCAATTTGTCCTACTCCTCTCATTCTTTCCATTCTTTCCATTCCTCTCATTCCATTTTTCAATTCCCCTTCCCCCATGTCAAGGAATTTATTTTACACCGATGTAAATATTTATCTTGACAAAGCCTTCTCTATATACTATCTTTGACGAAAATGTGTATTGCGGTTTTTTTGTTTCGTTCCGCACATTCGTCTCATATGTCCTTTTCGTCCCATTCAAAGCAACTCGATTTTATCGCCTTTTTTATTTTATCCGAAAGGCAACATACGTTATTATATATGCATACAATCATAACATACGTTTTCTTTGGAGGTTTGCGATGCATTATTCGAAAAATGAATTGAAGTTTCTTGAACTCGTTCGCCAGAACTATTATACGGTATTAGAAAATGGCGAGATTTACAGGACATTATGCAAGTTCTGCAGATCGGATTGTTTTAACAAAGTGTTAGTTAGCTCCGATAAGAGAGGTTATTGCACTATTAAATTCCCTTACAAAAAGAAAGTATACGGCGCTTTTGTCCATAGAATTGTCTATAGTTTTTTCCATGGCGAAATTCCGGATGGTATGCAGATCAATCATATCGATGGCAATAAGGGGAATAATGCCCTTTCGAATCTTGAAGTAGTTACTCCCAAAGAAAATACTAGACATGCCATCCATGTAATAAAAACCATGAAAAATCACGGAATCAACCATTATAGAGCTTGCCTCAAACCGGCAGATATCGCTAAAATCTTATATTTCCATCATCGCCGTACCTATTCATCCATAGATCTCGCCGCCATGTTTGGTGTTTCAAGAGGCTATATCATGGAAATTTGCAGATTAGAGAAGTGGCGCTGTCTTTTCGGTAAAGAATACATTCTTTCTGGTGCAGGTTATTTTGGAAAAAAGAAAGCCGGCATTTAATCTTTTAACTTGTCCTACCCGTCCTACCTGTCCTATCTGTCCTTTACTATATCTTGTAGAGGTTTAGCATACTAACCCCCATACATTGTGCAAAAGATGAAAGGGAGCGACTAATTATTTTTTCATTTTTACATAAAATAGTTGCATCTTTTTTTTCATTTTATCGTATATTATGCAGCAATTCGGACACATAGTCCGAACACTGCGGTTCATGTATCTTAACCCTATAATTTTTAATCAGTTAAGATTGGACGAAAAAACGATGAATGAAAAGAAGCCGCAGGGGAAACCTCCCCACCGAGGCAAAAATGGAAAAACGAGAAAAATCTTAGGGCCGGTGCCCAACCTTGAAGAACACGTTCACCCCGACTGGTGGAGAGGAATCTTCAATCCGCTCTACCTGAAAACCGACGGGGATATTGTTGACGACCGCAATATTACTCGTAATGAAGTGGACATGTTCTCCTCCATCCTGAACCTCTCCTCCGAAGACAGAATTCTGGACCTTTGCTGCGGTCAGGGACGTCATTCCATCGAGCTTGTATCCAGGGGATTCAAGCATGTGGAAGGCATAGACCGCTCCCACTATCTCATACAGCGCGCCAAATCCAACGCCAAAAAAGACGGGCTCAAAGTAAGATTCCGCGAGGGCGATGCCCGTAAGCTTCCTTTCGCTCCCGACGCATTCATTACGGTCATGATTCTCGGAAACAGCTTCGGCTATTTCGAGACAGTTCAGGACGACCTTCGGGTGCTCAAGGAAGTATTTCGCATCCTCCAGCCCTGGGGGAAGCTCCTGATCGATATCGCCGACGGCGATTATCTGCGTGAGCATTTCCAGCCCCGCTCATGGGAATGGATCGACAAAAAGATGTTTGTATGCCGCGAGCGCTCCCTTTCCGCTGACGGCGACCGTCTCATCTCCCGTGAAGTGATAACCCATGTAGAAAAAGGAGTCATCGAAGACCAGTTCTATGCCGAGCGTCTGTATACATCGCAAAAACTGGTGGAACTGGTGCGGAGCGCCGGGTTCTCCGATTTCTCCGTGCACGGGGAAATCTCATCGGTCACAAACCGCAACCAGGACCTGGGCATGATGGAGCACCGTACCATCATCACCGCGATGGCGCGGAAAGAATGGACCCCGGTGAAACGGAAGCCGAAAGAGGCGGTGAAAAACGTGATGGTAGTGATGGGCGATCCCCACAAGCCGGATGCCCTGAAACCGCTCGCTATTTTCGACGACGATGATTTTTATACCATCAACCAGTTGACCACCGGGCTCCGTGAGCTGAAAGGATACCGGTTCAATATCCTCAACAATCATGACACCCTCATCGAGGATCTCATCAAGCTGAACGGGAAATTCGACCTGGTGATGAATCTCTGCGATGAGGGGTATAACAACGATCCCCGCAAGGAACTTCATGTTCCCGCCCTGTTTGAGCAGTTGAACATTCCTTACACCGGCGCCGGGCCGCAGTGCCTGGCTTATTGCTACGACAAGTCGCTCGTGCGCGGCATCGCCAAGGAGATGGGTATTCCGGT
This is a stretch of genomic DNA from Candidatus Latescibacter sp.. It encodes these proteins:
- a CDS encoding methyltransferase domain-containing protein, with translation MNEKKPQGKPPHRGKNGKTRKILGPVPNLEEHVHPDWWRGIFNPLYLKTDGDIVDDRNITRNEVDMFSSILNLSSEDRILDLCCGQGRHSIELVSRGFKHVEGIDRSHYLIQRAKSNAKKDGLKVRFREGDARKLPFAPDAFITVMILGNSFGYFETVQDDLRVLKEVFRILQPWGKLLIDIADGDYLREHFQPRSWEWIDKKMFVCRERSLSADGDRLISREVITHVEKGVIEDQFYAERLYTSQKLVELVRSAGFSDFSVHGEISSVTNRNQDLGMMEHRTIITAMARKEWTPVKRKPKEAVKNVMVVMGDPHKPDALKPLAIFDDDDFYTINQLTTGLRELKGYRFNILNNHDTLIEDLIKLNGKFDLVMNLCDEGYNNDPRKELHVPALFEQLNIPYTGAGPQCLAYCYDKSLVRGIAKEMGIPVPEAFFIKPEDTTFELPFGFPVIVKPNFGDSSFGITQRSVANNFEELLNAISEIREKFGYEKPILVEEFLIGKDLSVGIIGNAPSSYTVLPITEEDYSEVPEDLPRICGYEAKWSPDSPYWKIKSIQADIPDETEKNIVEWCAKLYDRLECRDYARLDWRLDGDGNPKLLEVNPNPGWCWDGHLAKMAKIMGISYSDMLLSILQAAEQRLGIQTDSREEDHSGSNGNGNGRKPETETRLNGMTEEFVAM
- a CDS encoding HNH endonuclease signature motif containing protein — its product is MHYSKNELKFLELVRQNYYTVLENGEIYRTLCKFCRSDCFNKVLVSSDKRGYCTIKFPYKKKVYGAFVHRIVYSFFHGEIPDGMQINHIDGNKGNNALSNLEVVTPKENTRHAIHVIKTMKNHGINHYRACLKPADIAKILYFHHRRTYSSIDLAAMFGVSRGYIMEICRLEKWRCLFGKEYILSGAGYFGKKKAGI